Proteins encoded in a region of the Limanda limanda chromosome 17, fLimLim1.1, whole genome shotgun sequence genome:
- the si:dkeyp-72e1.6 gene encoding transmembrane protein 238-like: MEPVYRGLGRCVCCFWLAVAFDILGLAVLLIGVFVNVFFYDLLIYAGAIIIFLSLIWWVFWYSGNIEVPPAELEDDVGLLKKERGRLSGLGGAVRRISSRVSSGIRSSFRSSRRESDGRARPQSSVAPRQEQVTIAMATRSPQENSSRAAVSSVGGGDVEMPNTSTETSAT, from the coding sequence ATGGAGCCCGTGTACCGGGGTCTGGGTCGCTGTGTGTGCTGTTTCTGGCTCGCGGTAGCCTTTGACATATTGGGACTGGCCGTGCTTCTCATCGGGGTGTTTGTCAACGTGTTCTTCTACGACCTGCTCATCTATGCGGGcgccatcatcatcttcctcagcCTCATCTGGTGGGTCTTCTGGTACTCGGGGAACATCGAGGTCCCCCCGGCGGAGCTGGAAGATGATGTCGGGCTCCTGAAGAAGGAGCGGGGCCGTCTCAGCGGCCTCGGCGGGGCGGTGAGGCGCATCTCCAGCCGCGTGTCCAGCGGCATCCGGAGCTCGTTCCGCTCGAGCCGGAGAGAGTCCGATGGCCGTGCGCGCCCCCAGAGTTCGGTGGCCCCACGTCAGGAGCAGGTGACCATTGCTATGGCAACGAGGAGCCCCCAGGAGAACAGCTCTCGCGCCGCCGTCTCCTCTGTGGGGGGCGGTGACGTAGAGATGCCGAACACCTCTACCGAGACTTCAGCTACATGA